From a region of the Lactuca sativa cultivar Salinas chromosome 4, Lsat_Salinas_v11, whole genome shotgun sequence genome:
- the LOC111907873 gene encoding homeobox protein knotted-1-like LET6 isoform X1 — protein sequence MDGGGVGTSCLMGFGDNININRSSSGDNNNCIGSLCLPPTPVIYNNTVIFSTHDHHHSNCGASSSAMMLEDNNNGNINDGGGLAFISSSSCSSSVKAKIMSHPHYPRLLSAYLNCQKIGAPPEVVERLEEACRASVMAAMSASSGGSGGGDGGGGTSTTSVGQDPALDQFMEAYCEMLIKYEQELSKPFKEAMLFLSRIETQFKAISFSPSDSGCGEGGMDRNGSSEEDLDVDVSNNMVDPQAEERELKGQLLRKYSGYLGSLKQEFMKKRKKGKLPKEARQQLLDWWTRHYKWPYPSEAQKLALAESTGLDQKQINNWFINQRKRHWKPSEDMQFVVMDAAHPHYYMDNIFGNPYPMDVSLL from the exons ATGGATGGTGGTGGTGTAGGTACATCTTGTCTGATGGGGTTTGGAGATAACATCAACATCAATCGAAGCAGTAGTGGTGATAATAATAACTGCATTGGATCGCTGTGTCTTCCTCCTACTCCTGTTATATACAACAATACCGTAATTTTTTCCACTCACGATCATCATCATAGCAACTGCGGTGCTTCCTCTTCTGCTATGATGCTTGAAGACAACAACAATGGCAACATTAACGATGGAGGAGGCTTAGCCTTCATCTCCTCgtcatcatgttcttcatctgTTAAGGCGAAGATCATGTCACATCCTCATTACCCTCGTTTGTTATCAGCTTATCTGAACTGTCAAAAG ATAGGCGCACCACCCGAAGTAGTTGAAAGATTAGAAGAAGCCTGCCGAGCGTCGGTGATGGCTGCAATGTCTGCTAGTTCCGGCGGCTCTGGTGGCGGTGATGGCGGTGGAGGTACGAGTACGACCTCTGTCGGACAAGATCCAGCTCTCGATCAGTTCATGGAAGCGTACTGTGAGATGTTAATTAAATATGAGCAAGAACTCTCGAAACCCTTCAAGGAAGCCATGCTTTTTCTCTCAAGGATCGAGACCCAGTTCAAGGCCATCTCTTTTTCTCCTTCAGATTCCG GTTGTGGTGAGGGAGGCATGGATAGGAATGGATCATCCGAAGAAGATCTAGATGTTGATGTAAGTAACAATATGGTTGATCCTCAAGCTGAAGAGCGAGAGCTGAAAGGTCAGTTATTGCGAAAGTACAGTGGGTACTTAGGAAGTTTGAAGCAAGAGTTCatgaagaagagaaagaaaggGAAGTTGCCCAAAGAAGCTCGTCAACAGTTGCTTGACTGGTGGACCCGACATTACAAATGGCCCTACCCTTCG GAAGCTCAGAAGTTGGCTTTAGCTGAATCAACAGGGCTAGATCAAAAGCAGATAAACAACTGGTTCATAAACCAAAGGAAGCGTCACTGGAAACCATCTGAGGATATGCAGTTTGTGGTAATGGATGCTGCTCATCCTCATTATTACATGGACAATATCTTTGGGAATCCTTACCCCATGGACGTGTCACTTCTCTAG
- the LOC111907873 gene encoding homeobox protein SBH1 isoform X2, which translates to MGFGDNININRSSSGDNNNCIGSLCLPPTPVIYNNTVIFSTHDHHHSNCGASSSAMMLEDNNNGNINDGGGLAFISSSSCSSSVKAKIMSHPHYPRLLSAYLNCQKIGAPPEVVERLEEACRASVMAAMSASSGGSGGGDGGGGTSTTSVGQDPALDQFMEAYCEMLIKYEQELSKPFKEAMLFLSRIETQFKAISFSPSDSGCGEGGMDRNGSSEEDLDVDVSNNMVDPQAEERELKGQLLRKYSGYLGSLKQEFMKKRKKGKLPKEARQQLLDWWTRHYKWPYPSEAQKLALAESTGLDQKQINNWFINQRKRHWKPSEDMQFVVMDAAHPHYYMDNIFGNPYPMDVSLL; encoded by the exons ATGGGGTTTGGAGATAACATCAACATCAATCGAAGCAGTAGTGGTGATAATAATAACTGCATTGGATCGCTGTGTCTTCCTCCTACTCCTGTTATATACAACAATACCGTAATTTTTTCCACTCACGATCATCATCATAGCAACTGCGGTGCTTCCTCTTCTGCTATGATGCTTGAAGACAACAACAATGGCAACATTAACGATGGAGGAGGCTTAGCCTTCATCTCCTCgtcatcatgttcttcatctgTTAAGGCGAAGATCATGTCACATCCTCATTACCCTCGTTTGTTATCAGCTTATCTGAACTGTCAAAAG ATAGGCGCACCACCCGAAGTAGTTGAAAGATTAGAAGAAGCCTGCCGAGCGTCGGTGATGGCTGCAATGTCTGCTAGTTCCGGCGGCTCTGGTGGCGGTGATGGCGGTGGAGGTACGAGTACGACCTCTGTCGGACAAGATCCAGCTCTCGATCAGTTCATGGAAGCGTACTGTGAGATGTTAATTAAATATGAGCAAGAACTCTCGAAACCCTTCAAGGAAGCCATGCTTTTTCTCTCAAGGATCGAGACCCAGTTCAAGGCCATCTCTTTTTCTCCTTCAGATTCCG GTTGTGGTGAGGGAGGCATGGATAGGAATGGATCATCCGAAGAAGATCTAGATGTTGATGTAAGTAACAATATGGTTGATCCTCAAGCTGAAGAGCGAGAGCTGAAAGGTCAGTTATTGCGAAAGTACAGTGGGTACTTAGGAAGTTTGAAGCAAGAGTTCatgaagaagagaaagaaaggGAAGTTGCCCAAAGAAGCTCGTCAACAGTTGCTTGACTGGTGGACCCGACATTACAAATGGCCCTACCCTTCG GAAGCTCAGAAGTTGGCTTTAGCTGAATCAACAGGGCTAGATCAAAAGCAGATAAACAACTGGTTCATAAACCAAAGGAAGCGTCACTGGAAACCATCTGAGGATATGCAGTTTGTGGTAATGGATGCTGCTCATCCTCATTATTACATGGACAATATCTTTGGGAATCCTTACCCCATGGACGTGTCACTTCTCTAG